Proteins co-encoded in one Taeniopygia guttata chromosome 4, bTaeGut7.mat, whole genome shotgun sequence genomic window:
- the TBC1D9 gene encoding TBC1 domain family member 9 → MWVNPEEVLLANALWVTERANPYFILQRRKGHGGDGGGGGLAGLLVGTLDVVLDSSARVAPYRILYQAPDSLVYWTIACGCSRKEITEHWEWLEQNLLQTLSIFENENDINTFVRGKIQGIIAEYNKINGIKEDDDTDKFKEAIVKFHKLFGMPEEEKLVNYYSCSYWKGKVPRQGWVYLSINHLCFYSFLMGREAKLVIRWVDITQLEKNATLLFPDMIKVSTRSSEHFFSVFLNISETFKLMEQLANIAMRQLLDNEGFEQDKSLPKLKKKSPKKVSALKRDLDARAKSERYRALFRLPKDEKLDGHTDCTLWTPFNKMHILGQMFVSTNYICFTSKEENLCSLIIPLREVTIVEKADSSSVLPSPLSISTKNRMTFLFANLKDRDFLVQRISDFLQQTTSKIYLDKNISGSYISSDDEVFTRSSSLISASPHKSLSSESEGERQFNLNDNGIPTATQALMTMYRRRSPEEFNPKLAKEFLKEQAWKIHFAEYGQGVCMYRTEKTRDLVLKGIPESMRGELWLLFSGAINEMTTHPGYYEDLVEKSMGKYNLATEEIERDLHRSLPEHPAFQNEMGIAALRRVLTAYAFRNPNIGYCQAMNIVTSVLLLYAKEEEAFWLLVALCERMLPDYYNTRVVGALVDQGVFEELARDYIPQLYDCMQDLGVISTISLSWFLTLFLSVMPFESAVVVVDCFFCEGIKVIFQLALAVLEANVDKLLNCKDDGEAMTVLGRYLDSVTNKDSTLPPIPHLHSLLSDDVEPYPEVDIFRLIRSSYEKFGSIRADLIEQMRFKQRLKVIQTLEDTTKRNVVRTIVTETSFTIDELEELYALFKAEHLTSCYWGGNSNAMERHDPSLPYLEQYRIDFEQFKGMFALLFPWACGTHSDTLAARLFRLLDENGDLLINFREFVSGLSAACHGDLTEKLKLLYKMHVLPDPSPEQEEPDSAFEATQYFFEDITPDCTHVVGLDSRNKHGVDDGFVTVSLKTDKGKKSSQENRNYLRIWSQENKSKGKNTKDLPKLNQGQFIELCKTMYNMFSEDPNEQDLYHATAAVTSLLLEIGEVGKLFSMQPPSDTDSSNNCGKAIQSELFQKKEYHQYPLEQHKAFRGSLVASEEEAAGTNSALGMQMEDIKLEDSSPRDNGACSSMLISDDDTKDDSSMSSYSVLSAGSHEEEKLHCEDIGEDTVLVRSNHAPALHRSTSIDRDWAITFEQFLASLLTEPALVRYFDKPVSMMARITNAKNIRMRGKPITSASDYEISTMSG, encoded by the exons GTTGCTCGAGGAAGGAAATCACTGAacactgggaatggctggaACAGAATTTGTTGCAAACTCTTTCAATCTTTGAAAATGAGAATGACATAAATACATTTGTCAGAGGAAAAATACAG GGCATCATTGCTGAGTACAACAAGATCAATGGCATCAAAGAGGATGATGACACAGACAAATTCAAGGAAGCCATAGTGAAATTTCACAAGCTGTTTGGGATGCCGGAGGAAGAGAAATTAGTGAACTACTACTCCTGCAGTTACTGGAAAGGGAAGGTTCCCCGTCAGGGCTGGGTGTATCTCAGCATTAATCACCTTTGCTTTTACTCTTTTCTCATGGGCAGGGAAG CAAAGTTAGTTATCCGTTGGGTTGATATCACTCAGCTTGAGAAAAATGCTACACTGCTCTTCCCTGATATGATCAAAGTGAGCACGAGGTCAAGTGAACATTTCTTCTCAGTATTCCTTAATATCAGTGAGACATTTAAACTAATGGAACAGCTTGCCAATATAGCTATGCGACAGCTTTTGGACAATGAAGGATTTGAACAAGACAAGTCATTAcccaaactgaaaaagaaatcccccaaaaaagtATCTGCTCTAAAACG ggatCTTGATGCCAGAGCAAAGAGCGAGAGATACCGTGCATTGTTCCGACTTCCCAAGGATGAGAAATTAGATGGACACACAGACTGTACTCTTTGGACTCCTTTCaacaaaatgcatattttggGTCAGATGTTTGTTTCTACAAACTACATTTGCTTTACTAGTAAAGAAGAGAACTTGTGCAGCCTTATTATCCCTCTTCGAGAg GTGACAATAGTGGAAAAGGCAGACAGCTCCAGTGTGCTGCCCAGTCCACTGTCAATCAGCACGAAAAACAGAATGACATTCCTCTTTGCCAActtgaaagacagagacttccTTGTCCAGAGGATCTCAGACTTCCTGCAACAAACCACTTCAAAAATATACTtggacaaaaatatttctggaagcTATATCAGCTCAGATGATGAG GTGTTTACAAGGTCAAGTAGTTTGATTTCTGCCAGCCCTCACAAAAGCCTGAGCTCTGAGTCAGAGGGAGAGCGACAATTCAACCTCAATGATAACGGTATTCCAACAGCAACTCAAGCTTTAATGACAATGTATCGGCGCAGATCACCTGAGGAGTTCAACCCTAAGCTG gCCAAGGAGTTCCTGAAGGAACAGGCCTGGAAGATTCACTTTGCTGAATATGGCCAAGGGGTCTGTATGTATCGTACAGAGAAAACAAGAGACCTTGTGCTAAAGGGCATTCCAGAAAGCATGAGAGGGGAACTTTGGCTGCTCTTTTCAG GAGCCATTAATGAAATGACCACTCATCCTGGCTATTATGAGGACCTAGTAGAGAAATCAATGGGAAAATACAATCTTGCTACAGAAGAGATAGAAAGGGATCTGCACCGCTCCCTTCCAGAACACCCTGCATTCCAGAATGAGATGGGTATTGCTGCTTTAAGGAGAGTCTTGACAGCTTATGCTTTCAGAAATCCAAACATAGGATATTGTCAG GCTATGAATATTGTCACTTCAGTGCTGCTCCTTTATGCAAAAGAGGAGGAAGCTTTCTGGCTGCTGGTGGCTCTGTGTGAGCGTATGCTGCCTGACTACTACAACACAAGAGTTGTTG GAGCATTGGTGGATCAGGGTGTCTTTGAAGAGCTGGCTCGTGACTACATTCCACAGCTTTATGACTGCATGCAGGACTTGGGTGTAATCTCCACCATCTCCCTGTCCTGGTTCCTCACTCTTTTCCTCAGTGTAATGCCATTTGAAAGTGCAGTGGTAGTTGTGGATTGTTTCTTCTGTGAAGGAATAAAGGTGATATTTCAGTTAGCACTTGCTGTCCTCGAAGCTAATGTAGACAAGTTGCTTAACTGTAAAGATGATGGAGAAGCCATGACCGTCTTGGGAAG aTATTTGGACAGTGTAACTAATAAGGACAGCACTCTTCCTCCCATTCCTCATCTTCACTCCCTGCTCAGTGATGATGTAGAGCCTTATCCTGAGGTGGATATCTTCAGGCTTATCAGGTCTTCCTATGAG aaaTTTGGAAGTATCCGAGCAGATTTAATTGAACAAATGAGATTCAAACAAAGACTGAAAGTCATCCAAACACTCGAAGATACTACAAAGCGCAATGTG GTTCGAACTATTGTGACAGAGACTTCTTTTACTATCGATGAACTGGAGGAACTCTATGCACTTTTCAAG GCAGAGCACCTGACGAGCTGCTACTGGGGAGGAAACAGCAATGCCATGGAGCGGCACGACCCCAGCCTGCCTTACCTGGAGCAGTACCGCATTGACTTCGAGCAGTTCAAGGGCATGTTCGCTCTCCTCTTCCCCTGGGCCTGTGGAACTCACTCAGATACGTTGGCTGCCCGCCTGTTCAGGCTTCTGGATGAAAATGGAGATCTGCTCATCAACTTCCGTGAATTCGTCTCTGGACTAA GTGCAGCATGCCATGGAGATCTTACAGAGAAGCTGAAGCTACTGTATAAAATGCACGTTTTGCCCG ATCCATCTCCTGAGCAAGAAGAGCCAGACTCTGCTTTTGAAGCTACTCAGTACTTTTTTGAGGACATCACACCAGACTGTACGCATG TTGTTGGCCTAGACAGCAGGAACAAACATGGAGTAGATGATGGGTTTGTTACAGTGAGTCTGAAAACAGACAAAG GCAAGAAGAGCTCACAAGAGAATCGAAATTACCTGAGAATATGGAGCCAAGAGAAtaaatccaaaggaaaaaacacaaaggACTTACCCAAGCTGAATCAG GGGCAGTTCATTGAGCTGTGCAAGACGATGTACAACATGTTCAGTGAAGACCCCAACGAGCAGGACCTGTACCATGCGACAGCTGCCGTGACAAGCTTGCTCCTGGAGATCGGGGAGGTTGGGAAGCTCTTCAGCATGCAGCCCCCCAGCGACACGGACAGCAGCAACAACTGTGGCAAAGCCATTCAGAGCGAGCTGTTCCAGAAGAAGGAGTACCATCAGTACCCCCTGGAGCAGCACAAGGCATTCCGGGGCAGCCTCGTGGCCAGCGAGGAGGAGGCCGCTGGCACCAACAGTGCCCTGGGCATGCAGATGGAAGACATTAAGCTGGAAGACTCTTCTCCTAGGGACAATGGAGCCTGTTCTTCCATGCTCATTTCCGATGATGACACGAAAGACGACAGTTCCATGTCCTCCTACTCGGTGCTGAGCGCAGGCTCGCATGAGGAGGAGAAGCTGCACTGCGAGGACATCGGGGAAGACACGGTTCTGGTGCGGAGCAACCACGCCCCTGCCCTCCACAGGAGCACGAGCATTGACAGGGACTGGGCCATCACCTTTGAACAATTCTTAGCCTCCCTTTTGACTGAGCCAGCGCTGGTCAGGTACTTTGACAAGCCTGTGTCCATGATGGCTAGGATTACTAATGCTAAAAACATCAGGATGAGGGGTAAACCAATAACCTCAGCCAGCGACTATGAAATCTCTACTATGTCGGGATAA